In Macaca nemestrina isolate mMacNem1 chromosome 14, mMacNem.hap1, whole genome shotgun sequence, the sequence GCGCTTCCGGCCGGAAGGGACTCCGCGGAGGGTGGAGGACCGAAGGGAAGTCCCGCCTCTACCGCCCCCCGGACGCTGCCGCCAAcgtcgccgccgccgctgccgcgcACCTAACCGGGACCCAGAGGGGCGGGCAGGTGAGGCCTGGGGGTCCTGATCCCTAGTGTCGACTATGCGAGGTGACGGGCGGCCGTGATCTTGGGCTGGGACGTGGAACTTTGAGGAAAGGAGGAGCGGAGGCCAGTTTGGCAACTCCGCGGGGGTGCCCAGGGAGAAGAACCCGGCGCACAGGGGCGGGGGTCCAGGGCCCAGAGCGACGTCCTCCCCCGGGCAGTACTGAGTCTTCAGCCGCCTCCCTGCCACCCGCTTACCCTTCCTATATCCAGGCGCTCCCTCGGGCACCACGGTGCTGACCACCCCTGTCCTCAGCCCTAGGTGCTCACCGCAACGCTCCTCCCTGTCACGGTGCTGACCTCCGCCCCACCTTGTTTCCTTCTAGATCTGATTCCGGAGCTGCCATGATTGAAGTGGTAGCAGAGCTGAGCCGGGGTCCTGTATTTTTGGCTGGGGAGGCGCTGGAGTGTGTAGTGACCGTCACCAACCCCCTTCCCCCCACGGCCACTTCTGCATCCAGGTGGGGATGCTGGCACTGAAGGTGGTGGCCCTTCTGGGAAGAAGCCAGAATTATCTCTGGGGCTGAGGCAGAGCTCAGGTTGTCCTGTAGCGACACTACCTCCTTTTGCTCATTGTGCTCTCATTGTAGGAGAGGGCTCTTTAACAGAAGATGTGGATGACATAGCTGTGcgctttccttcccctccccctttccccgTTTTACCCACAGTTTACTACTCTTTATGGTTTCTCTTTGGAGTTCTGGATTTCCTGATCACTAGGACAGTCATCTAACCTTGTTGGTTAAGACAGTGCGATAGGGAGCTTGGAAAAGCATTTGTGAGGTCGGGAACTACCTCGAAtacctccttttcctcttcccacAGTGAGGCCCTGGCCTGGGCCAGTGCTCAAATCCACTGCCAGTTCCATGCCAGTGAGAGTCGAGTAGCACTGCCTCCCCCTGACTCTAGTCAGCCAGATGTCCAGCCGGACAGCCAGACCGTCTTTCTGCCACACCGAGGTTAGAGAGGGGCATTTGCCTGGGAGaggtggggtgtggggggtgtgtgtggaggCATTGTCACCCATGGGTGAAGTTGTTAATTGTTCTTGTTCTTATAGTCCCTGTTGTGCTGGGAATGTTGGGGAGCATGACTATTTCTGTAGGGGTAGAAGACTATTCTCATTTCACAGCAGGGAAAGAGGGCCTGGCAGCTTTTCACTGTCTCCACTTGCCATGCTAGTCTTGTTCAGTACTGGACAATGGGTCATTAAATTAGTCATTCTTACCTTTTTCAGGTGAGAGGGGTCAGTGTATCCTTTCTACTCCACCAAAAATTCTATTCTGTGACCTGAGGCTAGATCCTGGAGAGTCCAAATCATGTGAGTGATTGTCCCCATCCCTGAATTGCCTTCTAAGCCTCCTGGAGGGAGAACTCCTCTGGTGCCTCTGGCTGCCCTGACAACTACTTCCCAACCAGACTCCTACAGTGAAGTGCTGCCCATAGAGGGACCACCCTCCTTTCGGGGTCAGTCAGTCAAGTACGTCTACAAACTGACCATTGGCTGCCAGCGTGTCAACTCCCCCATCACGTTACTCAGAGTCCCTCTGAGGGTTCTTGTGCTGACTGGTAAGCAAGGGCTCCTGGAGGGAAGGGCTGGGGAAGGACCTTGTCAAAGCAGAAATTGTCTTAGAGGACTTGCAAGAGGGGCTGCAGGGAAAGTTCCTGGTCTCAGTGATGGTGCTCGGGAgttgggaaggaagggagggttCTGGAGATAGAGATGTACACCTCAGCTCTGGCGCCCCTTACCTTCAGCCGTCTCACGTTGGAATGTAAAACCCTAACCTCTACTGTCATCTCTGTTCCCTCTCAGCGTTACCTCTCCACTCATTCTTTCTCTAGGCCTTCAGGATGTCCGGTTTCCCCAGGATGAGGCTGTAGCCCCATCCAGTCCATTCTTGGAGGAGGATGAAGGTGGGAAGAAGGATTCATGGCTAGCTGAGCTGGCTGGGGAGCGCCTAATGGCTGCCACATCCTGCCGCAGCCTCCGTGAGAATTCTTTCAGAATTGTCCTACCCCATCCTTCCCCTCATTGTATTCCCATCTCAGACAGTCTCCTAACCACCACACACTTCTGTGGATCCACTGATACCTCACACCTCCAATTATAAAGAAAAGCCCCACCTTTTGGCCTGTGGTGCCCAGTCCTAGACGTTCCCCAGTGTGTAGACTCCAGGCTTATAGTGTCCTATTCTCCCCAGATCTATATAATATCAGTGATGGCCGAGGGAAAGTTGGGACGTTTGGCATCTTCAAATCTGTGTACAGACTTGGCGAGGACGTGGTGGGGACCTTAAACTTAGGGGAAGGAACTGTAGCTTGTTTGCAGGTAAGAAGGGAACAGAGCTTCTTATCCGCTGGGTGCTGGAGTTGAAGGGCTAGGGTGGAAGGCCTGTAGAAAGAGGGGTGGCATGTAGAAGGGGATAGTGGGGTCATCCAGGGTCCCTTTGTAAAACAGCTTGAGGTTGGGCTGTCCTCTCACCTACAGACAGCACTTCCTGTTAGCACACATCTCTTGCTCCCAGTTTTCAGTCAGCTTACAGACCGAGGAGCGTGTACAGCCTGAGTACCAGCGGCGACGTGGGGCAGGGGGTGTCCCCTCTGTGTCACATGTGACTCATGCCCGGCACCAGGAATCCTGCCTGCATACAACCAGAACCAGCTTCTCCCTCCCAATCCCTCTCAGCTCCACCCCAGGCTTCTGTACAGCCATTGGTGAGACCCTCACTGTTactggagaagggagaaggggacaGTAAAATGCTGTGCTAAGGGGGGGTGTAATGCATCCTGATTCCTTATACACACTCCCAGACATACCCACATCTAGCCTCTGACCttgaacagtttctcagaccttCAGCCTCTTCCCGTTTCTTAGATGCACTGACCCCTAAACTCCTAACAGCTTGATAGAACTCCTTCCCAATGCCTACCTACTGGGAGCTTGTGATACACTGATTTTTGATTACTTCACACTACCTAGACTTCACTGCCTCACTCTTGGGTTGTTAGGTATTCTATTCTGCTATGTTAGGTATTCTTTTCATTCTGCTATCTTCAGCTGACATCTATGGGACTACCCAATTGCTTCAGAAAAACCCTTAATCACAGCTCCCTGCTCTGTGACTTTTGCCTGTCTTCCTGAATACagattgtttttttctcattcactAACTATATCCTGTCATTGGCCTTTACTCCCGCTGGCTTCTAATGCTTGTACCTTAATCTTTTTCTTCCGTAGTGTCCTTGAAGTGGAGATTGCATTTTGAATTTGTAACGTCCCGAGAACCAGGATTGGTACTCCTACCCCCTGTGGAACAGCCCGAACCTACCACCTGGACAGGTCCTGAACAAGTACCTGTAGACACCTTCAGCTGGGACCTCCCCATCAAGGTGCTGCCTACCAGCCCCACCCTGGCCTCATATGCTGCCCCAGGCCCTAGCACCAGCACCATAACCATCTGAAACTGGCCCACCCTGGCGCTAGTTCCTTGCGAATACTGAGAACTCAGCACCTGGACTCTAGTGGAACCCACTTTTTCCACCTGGGGTCCAATGTCGTGGACAGTGAGAGTCAGGCTTTCAGCTAtagcattaatttatttattcagaatacATTGGCAGCTGCTAGTGGTTTCCCTGGAAGTGGCAGCAGCAGTGAGCAGTCAGCAGATGGGTGATCAGTTGAGTTTAGCTGGAGTGGGGAGCAGGAGCCCCAGGAACAGGGGTGTTGGCTGAGCCCCATTCTGGGTCAGGCCCTCCCCCTTTGCAGGGCAGCCGAGGGTCAGATTTTTGCACCAAGGAGAACTGGCAGGTTCCTGCCTCCTGACGTACCTCACACCCAGCCGGAAAGTCGATGGGATGCTGGGACCTGGGAAACCAAGGATGGGGGAAGGAATCAGCACAGTGAAAGGCTGCCTTTATCCCTGCCCACATGTTCCCTCTCTCACAGCTTTCTCCACTAGAGCCCCTTTCAGTGGCCCCTTGGTCCTCCTAAGCTCTCACCTACCATATGTGGGCCTTTT encodes:
- the LOC105485742 gene encoding RAB6A-GEF complex partner protein 2 isoform X1, whose protein sequence is MIEVVAELSRGPVFLAGEALECVVTVTNPLPPTATSASSEALAWASAQIHCQFHASESRVALPPPDSSQPDVQPDSQTVFLPHRGERGQCILSTPPKILFCDLRLDPGESKSYSYSEVLPIEGPPSFRGQSVKYVYKLTIGCQRVNSPITLLRVPLRVLVLTGLQDVRFPQDEAVAPSSPFLEEDEGGKKDSWLAELAGERLMAATSCRSLHLYNISDGRGKVGTFGIFKSVYRLGEDVVGTLNLGEGTVACLQFSVSLQTEERVQPEYQRRRGAGGVPSVSHVTHARHQESCLHTTRTSFSLPIPLSSTPGFCTAIVSLKWRLHFEFVTSREPGLVLLPPVEQPEPTTWTGPEQVPVDTFSWDLPIKVLPTSPTLASYAAPGPSTSTITI
- the LOC105485742 gene encoding RAB6A-GEF complex partner protein 2 isoform X2, yielding MSSRTARPSFCHTEPPGGRTPLVPLAALTTTSQPDSYSEVLPIEGPPSFRGQSVKYVYKLTIGCQRVNSPITLLRVPLRVLVLTGLQDVRFPQDEAVAPSSPFLEEDEGGKKDSWLAELAGERLMAATSCRSLHLYNISDGRGKVGTFGIFKSVYRLGEDVVGTLNLGEGTVACLQFSVSLQTEERVQPEYQRRRGAGGVPSVSHVTHARHQESCLHTTRTSFSLPIPLSSTPGFCTAIVSLKWRLHFEFVTSREPGLVLLPPVEQPEPTTWTGPEQVPVDTFSWDLPIKVLPTSPTLASYAAPGPSTSTITI